In Triplophysa rosa linkage group LG7, Trosa_1v2, whole genome shotgun sequence, the following proteins share a genomic window:
- the LOC130556571 gene encoding C-type lectin domain family 7 member A-like isoform X2: MDAIYENSAYIRSRADASRRSSQSKGQAKAAPCKRTKVLLIVLCVSVVLVFGGLCLLGVLYSNFLHEMSQDMNNTNYEMELEALKTQNKETLRKLNRLNESTGCAVCAVNWIHFGGKCYYFSTVKMNWTRSRDHCVTLGGHLVIINNNAEQILDQAGEWCQRAR, from the exons ATGGATGCAATTTATGAAAATTCTGCTTACATCCGGTCAAGAGCTGATGCAAGCCGCAGATCTTCTCAATCCAAGG GTCAGGCAAAAGCGGCTCCTTGCAAGAGAACTAAAGTTCTTCTGATAGTTCTCTGTGTTTCTGTTGTTCTTGTATTTGGGGGTCTCTGTCTTCTGGGGGTCCTGT ATTCTAATTTTCTGCATGAGATGTCTCAAGACATGAACAACACAA ATTATGAAATGGAGTTGGAAGCACTCAAAACCCAAAACAAGGAGACGCTTAGAAAGTTAAACAGATTAAATG AGAGCACAGGTTGTGCAGTTTGTGCCGTTAACTGGATTCATTTCGGAGGAAAATGTTATTACTTTTCTACTGTAAAGATGAACTGGACTCGGAGTCGAGATCACTGTGTGACTCTGGGAGGACACCTGGTCATAATAAACAACAACGCAGAGCAG ATTCTGGATCAAGCGGGAGAATGGTGTCAGAGAGCCAGATAA
- the LOC130556571 gene encoding C-type lectin domain family 4 member E-like isoform X1: protein MDAIYENSAYIRSRADASRRSSQSKGQAKAAPCKRTKVLLIVLCVSVVLVFGGLCLLGVLYSNFLHEMSQDMNNTNYEMELEALKTQNKETLRKLNRLNESTGCAVCAVNWIHFGGKCYYFSTVKMNWTRSRDHCVTLGGHLVIINNNAEQDFLTSNVKITHWIGLNDIDIEGRWVWVNNQPLNDSIEFWIKRENGVREPDNWTKDHPAGEDCASLGHPAGETDFWTDAFCFKEKRFVCEAPASV from the exons ATGGATGCAATTTATGAAAATTCTGCTTACATCCGGTCAAGAGCTGATGCAAGCCGCAGATCTTCTCAATCCAAGG GTCAGGCAAAAGCGGCTCCTTGCAAGAGAACTAAAGTTCTTCTGATAGTTCTCTGTGTTTCTGTTGTTCTTGTATTTGGGGGTCTCTGTCTTCTGGGGGTCCTGT ATTCTAATTTTCTGCATGAGATGTCTCAAGACATGAACAACACAA ATTATGAAATGGAGTTGGAAGCACTCAAAACCCAAAACAAGGAGACGCTTAGAAAGTTAAACAGATTAAATG AGAGCACAGGTTGTGCAGTTTGTGCCGTTAACTGGATTCATTTCGGAGGAAAATGTTATTACTTTTCTACTGTAAAGATGAACTGGACTCGGAGTCGAGATCACTGTGTGACTCTGGGAGGACACCTGGTCATAATAAACAACAACGCAGAGCAG GATTTTCTGACCTCTAATGTTAAAATCACTCACTGGATTGGACTCAATGATATAGACATTGAAGGACGATGGGTTTGGGTGAATAACCAGCCACTCAATGACTCAATAGA ATTCTGGATCAAGCGGGAGAATGGTGTCAGAGAGCCAGATAACTGGACTAAAGATCATCCAGCAGGTGAGGACTGTGCTAGTCTGGGACACCCGGCGGGAGAAACTGATTTCTGGACTGACGCTTTCTGCTTTAAAGAGAAACGATTTGTGTGTGAAGCTCCTGCCTCCGTTTAA
- the LOC130556574 gene encoding oxysterol-binding protein-related protein 10-like, whose amino-acid sequence MEKTQERRVAARTGSASLGSPGPGCAPVGKSASPRPGRKRVIEGVLSKYTNLIQGWQNRYFVLDPELGQLQYFVNEQGRSQKPRGSLPLIGACVTSSDEAPHMFIVSSANRELFKLRAVDATEQHVWMTQIQACSRRHSDSSAKNDSLEGISVSDEEIDAEDNVEEDLDVLEDQRSVILQLCSQLKLGMDLTRVVLPTFILEKRSLLEMYANFMAHPDLFLAISTGSGPKERMVRFLEYYLTAFHEGRRGAVTKKPYNPVLGETFHCSWEVPRDQIRPLRSQTHPVGSAGRETNARSDREAVRAGPDCYRVRFVAEQVSHHPPVSGFYCECADGGMCVNTHVWTKSKFMGMSVGVSMVGEGLLYLRDHGEEYVFTFPSAYARSILTVPWVELGGKVTISCVQTGYSANVTFHTKPFYGGKVHRVTAEVKQNSSGIIVCKAQGEWNGTLEFTYSSGETKVIDTSKLTVIRKLIRPVEKQGRTESRRLWQHVTRALKEGNIDLAAEHKHVLEEHQRSEERRRTQNNMSWKPKYFSKEGDRWVYRNPLRKTLR is encoded by the exons ATGGAGAAGACGCAGGAGAGGCGGGTCGCGGCTCGGACGGGCTCGGCCTCGCTCGGCTCTCCCGGTCCCGGTTGCGCTCCGGTGGGGAAGAGCGCGTCTCCGCGGCCCGGACGCAAGCGCGTGATAGAAGGAGTGCTCAGCAAATACACCAACCTCATTCAGGGCTGGCAGAACAG GTATTTCGTGTTGGACCCTGAGTTGGGTCAGCTGCAGTATTTCGTGAATGAGCAGGGGCGGAGTCAGAAGCCCAGAGGTTCTCTTCCTCTGATTGGTGCGTGTGTAACGTCGAGCGATGAAGCGCCTCACATGTTCATCGTCAGCTCAGCCAATAGAGAGCTCTTCAAACTCAGAG CGGTGGATGCCACAGAGCAGCATGTGTGGATGACACAGATACAGGCCTGCAGCAGACGCCACTCTGACAGCAGTGCCAAg AAT GACTCTCTGGAGGGGATTTCTGTCAGTGATGAGGAGATTGATGCTGAAGATAATGTGGAGGAAGATCTCGACGTGCTGGAGGACCAGAGGAGTGTTATTCTTCAACTGTGTTCTCAACTCAAACTGGGAATGGACCTGACACGA gTGGTGCTCCCTACATTCATCCTGGAGAAGCGCTCGCTGCTGGAGATGTACGCTAACTTCATGGCCCACCCTGATCTCTTCCTGGCCATCTCCACCGGCAGCGGTCCTAAAGAGCGCATGGTGCGATTCCTCGAATACTACCTGACCGCCTTCCACGAAGGACGCAGAGGTGCGGTGACCAAAAAGCCCTACAACCCCGTGCTGGGCGAAACCTTTCACTGTTCGTGGGAGGTCCCACGAGACCAAATCCGGCCTCTCAGGAGTCAAACCCATCCTGTCGGGTCAGCGGGGCGAGAGACAAACGCGAGGAGCGATCGGGAGGCGGTGAGGGCGGGGCCTGACTGTTACAGGGTGCGATTCGTGGCGGAGCAGGTGTCCCATCATCCTCCGGTGTCGGGGTTTTACTGCGAGTGCGCCGATGGAGGCATGTGTGTCAATACACACGTCTGGACCAAGAGCAAGTTCATGGGCATGTCAGTGGGCGTCTCCATGGTGGGCGAAG GCCTGCTGTATTTGCGGGACCACGGCGAAGAGTACGTGTTCACGTTCCCGAGCGCGTACGCTCGCTCCATCCTGACCGTGCCGTGGGTGGAGCTGGGCGGTAAGGTCACCATCAGCTGCGTTCAGACGGGATACTCGGCCAACGTCACATTCCACACCAAACCCTTCTACGGGGGCAAAGTTCACAG GGTAACCGCGGAGGTGAAGCAGAACTCCAGCGGCATCATCGTGTGTAAAGCTCAGGGCGAGTGGAACGGGACGCTGGAGTTCACCTACAGCAGCGGAGAGACTAAAGTGATTGACACCTCAAAACTGACCGTCATCAGGAAGCTGATCCGTCCCGTGGAGAAACAGGGGCGGACCGAATCCAG GCGTCTCTGGCAGCACGTCACGCGAGCGCTGAAGGAAGGAAACATTGATTtggctgcagaacacaaacacgTGTTGGAAGAACACCAGAGATCAGAAGAGAGGAGGAGAACACAGAACAACATGAGCTGGAAACCCAAATACTTCAGCAAAGAG ggtgACAGATGGGTGTACAGAAATCCATTACGGAAAACACTGAGATGA
- the LOC130556572 gene encoding transmembrane protein 42, which translates to MFPGVVYALLAGFLGAVASSSAKLSLGTNYLKGVCETGLRTWGEQRRFTQDNETTACDWLHIPLRLLCGGLLFTCNAVMWTFLAKALRSSCSSTYTTVTTTASNFISSAFLGQLIFGESHIALWWVGISLTLSGLLVLHHTSPHLTQSHGNKRDD; encoded by the exons ATGTTTCCCGGTGTCGTCTATGCGCTGCTGGCCGGGTTTCTCGGCGCCGTGGCGAGCTCGTCCGCGAAACTGTCTCTCGGTACCAATTATCTGAAGGGCGTGTGTGAGACGGGTCTGAGGACGTGGGGAGAGCAGAGGAGGTTCACACAAGACAACGAAACCACCGCCTGTGACTGG ttacACATTCCACTCAGACTGCTGTGTGGTGGTCTGCTGTTCACCTGTAATGCCGTGATGTGGACGTTCCTGGCGAAGGCGCTCCGTAGCTCGTGTTCATCTACTTACACCACTGTGACCACAACGGCATCCAACTTCATCTCCTCT GCATTTCTGGGGCAGCTAATATTTGGAGAGAGCCACATTGCTCTGTGGTGGGTGGGCATTTCATTGACTCTCTCCGGTCTTCTGGTGCTACATCACACTTCACCGCACCTCACACAATCGCACGGCAACAAGAGAGACGACTGA